One window from the genome of Saccharicrinis carchari encodes:
- the pnp gene encoding polyribonucleotide nucleotidyltransferase, whose amino-acid sequence MINPIEKKIDLGDGRSITIETGKLAKQADGSVVVKMNNTVLLATVVTAKDAAPGVDFMPLSVEYREKFSAIGRFPGGFMKREARPSDSEILVCRLVDRALRPLFPEDYHAETFVTINLLSGDKEDLPDALAGLAASAALAVSDIPFQGPISEVRVCRINGELVLNPTRSQMEEADMEVVVGATKENILMVEGEMQEVSEQEMLEAMKFAHEAIKVQCQAQIELMEEVGKTVKREYCHEENDAQLLEHIKAATYDKVYEVAKAGLPKNERADKFAAIKEEYIQANYADVEASEIPKELIGKYYHDVEKEAVRRCVLDERVRLDGRKTDEIRSIWSEVDYLPGPHGSAVFTRGETQALATVTLGTKLDEKLVDDVLNRTTERFLLHYNFPPFSTGDARMSRGTSRREIGHGNLAFRALKNMLPEDYPYTIRVMSDILESNGSSSMATVCAGTLALMDAGVPIKKPVTGIAMGLITDEQKNFAVLSDILGDEDHLGDMDFKVTGTREGITATQMDIKVDGLSYEVLEKALLQAREGRLHILDKIMETMDEPRADLKPHAPRMESITIPKDMIGAVIGPGGKIIQEIQTSTDSTITIEEIGDTGKVSVSASNADAINAAMAKIKSIVAVPEVGEVYKGKIKSIVPFGAFVEIIPGKEGLLHISEIEWKRLEKVEDVLKEGEEVEVKLIEVDQRSGKLKLSRKALLPRPERK is encoded by the coding sequence ATGATTAATCCAATTGAAAAAAAAATTGATCTTGGCGATGGAAGATCAATCACTATCGAAACAGGTAAATTGGCCAAACAGGCCGACGGTTCGGTAGTTGTAAAAATGAACAACACGGTTTTATTGGCCACTGTGGTAACGGCAAAAGATGCTGCTCCCGGGGTCGATTTTATGCCTTTGTCGGTAGAGTACAGAGAGAAGTTTTCGGCCATAGGCCGTTTCCCCGGTGGGTTTATGAAACGGGAGGCCCGGCCTTCCGACAGCGAAATATTGGTATGCCGATTGGTGGATAGGGCTTTGCGTCCGTTGTTCCCCGAGGATTATCATGCCGAAACATTTGTGACTATTAATCTGCTTTCGGGCGATAAAGAAGATTTGCCCGATGCATTGGCAGGATTGGCTGCCTCGGCCGCTTTAGCCGTGTCCGATATTCCTTTCCAGGGACCTATTTCGGAGGTACGTGTGTGCCGTATAAACGGTGAGTTGGTGCTTAACCCTACGCGTTCTCAAATGGAAGAAGCCGACATGGAAGTGGTGGTAGGTGCAACCAAGGAGAATATATTAATGGTAGAAGGCGAAATGCAAGAAGTGTCGGAGCAGGAAATGCTTGAGGCCATGAAATTTGCACACGAAGCCATTAAAGTTCAGTGTCAGGCTCAGATAGAGCTGATGGAGGAAGTTGGTAAAACTGTAAAAAGAGAGTACTGCCACGAAGAAAACGATGCCCAACTGCTGGAGCATATCAAGGCGGCTACTTACGATAAGGTATATGAAGTGGCTAAAGCAGGACTGCCAAAGAATGAGCGCGCAGATAAGTTTGCAGCCATTAAAGAGGAGTATATACAAGCCAATTATGCCGATGTAGAAGCATCCGAGATACCTAAAGAGTTAATAGGCAAATACTATCACGATGTAGAAAAAGAAGCGGTTCGTCGTTGTGTTCTAGACGAAAGAGTACGCCTGGATGGACGTAAAACGGATGAAATTCGTTCCATATGGAGTGAAGTGGATTACCTGCCGGGTCCCCATGGATCAGCGGTGTTTACCCGTGGCGAAACGCAAGCTCTTGCTACAGTTACATTGGGTACCAAGCTCGATGAGAAATTAGTGGACGATGTGCTTAACAGAACCACAGAACGTTTCTTGTTGCATTATAATTTCCCCCCATTCTCAACCGGTGATGCAAGAATGTCAAGAGGCACCAGCCGTCGCGAGATAGGTCATGGTAACCTGGCCTTTAGAGCATTAAAAAACATGTTGCCCGAGGATTATCCTTATACGATCCGTGTTATGTCCGATATTCTGGAATCCAATGGATCGTCGTCAATGGCTACCGTATGTGCCGGAACATTGGCTTTGATGGATGCCGGGGTGCCTATCAAAAAGCCTGTAACAGGTATTGCCATGGGATTGATTACAGATGAGCAAAAGAATTTTGCCGTCCTTTCAGATATTTTAGGCGATGAGGATCACTTGGGAGATATGGATTTTAAAGTAACTGGAACCAGAGAGGGTATTACGGCTACACAAATGGATATTAAGGTGGATGGCCTTTCTTATGAGGTGTTGGAGAAAGCACTCTTACAAGCTCGCGAGGGTCGTTTGCATATCCTGGATAAGATTATGGAAACGATGGACGAGCCACGTGCCGACCTTAAACCTCATGCGCCACGTATGGAATCCATTACCATACCAAAAGATATGATTGGTGCGGTAATAGGACCGGGAGGTAAAATTATACAGGAAATACAAACCAGCACAGACTCTACTATCACCATCGAAGAAATCGGAGATACAGGTAAAGTAAGTGTTTCGGCCAGCAATGCCGACGCAATTAATGCAGCTATGGCTAAAATAAAAAGCATTGTGGCGGTACCCGAAGTGGGCGAAGTGTACAAAGGCAAGATTAAGTCAATTGTACCTTTTGGTGCTTTTGTGGAAATTATACCCGGAAAAGAAGGTTTGCTTCATATATCGGAGATAGAGTGGAAGCGTCTGGAAAAAGTGGAAGACGTACTAAAGGAAGGTGAAGAAGTAGAGGTTAAGCTGATAGAAGTTGATCAGCGCTCAGGTAAACTAAAACTATCGCGCAAAGCCCTTCTGCCACGTCCCGAACGAAAGTAA
- a CDS encoding prolyl oligopeptidase family serine peptidase: protein MKPKLLNNITCLSVCLLIVACNTKPKMEKLSYPVTKKVDTTDVYFGTEVPDPYRWLEDDRSEETQNWVVEQNKVTNSFLQNIPFRDAIKDRLTEIWDYTKMGAPFKQSGLIVYAKNDGLQNQSVYYYKKSEQDEEKVLIDPNKLSADGTVSLSTFSISKDGKYLGYAISRGGSDWREIYVKDIESGTLLDDHIMWAKFSGIAWYKNGFFYSRFDEPKEGDELKGENKNPKLYYHKLGDRVEEDKVIFEDPEHPGRMASASVTDDDKYLLIYQTESTSGNALYIKDLSKKSSRIIKVVDDFDNDHSIVDHHKGTFLLSTNYKAPKKRIVKFSLNKYAKEYWEDVIPEQNDVLNSVSVLDGKMVAQYMSDAQDIVKVFDTNGTYLYNVDLPAIGSVAGFSGKREDTETYFSFNSFVYPSAIYKYDVTSNNTELYWQPDIDIDFSQYETKQVFFTSKDGTQVPMFIVHKKGLVLDGNNPTMLYGYGGFNISLTPSFSLSRMVLLENGGVYAMVNLRGGGEYGKEWHQAGTKLQKQNVFDDCIAAAEYLIAQKYASPQKLALMGGSNGGLLVGAVVNQRPDLFQVAIPAVGVMDMLRYHKFTIGRFWATDYGTSADSKEMFDYLYAYSPIHNIRKEVEYPATMVLTADHDDRVVPAHSFKYIAALQNTYQGNNPVLIRIDSKAGHGAGKPTSKQIEEAADLYSFMFYNMHFAPLYE from the coding sequence ATGAAACCTAAATTACTGAATAATATCACCTGCTTAAGTGTGTGCTTGCTTATTGTGGCGTGTAATACGAAACCTAAAATGGAAAAATTATCCTACCCCGTAACCAAAAAAGTGGATACAACTGATGTGTATTTTGGAACCGAGGTACCCGATCCCTATCGCTGGTTAGAAGACGACAGATCGGAAGAAACACAAAATTGGGTAGTGGAACAAAACAAAGTAACTAATTCCTTCCTACAAAATATCCCATTTCGCGATGCAATTAAAGATAGACTTACCGAAATTTGGGATTACACCAAAATGGGAGCCCCTTTTAAGCAATCCGGTTTAATCGTTTACGCTAAAAATGATGGCCTGCAAAATCAATCGGTTTATTATTATAAAAAAAGTGAGCAGGACGAAGAGAAGGTGTTAATAGATCCAAATAAGTTATCTGCAGACGGTACGGTATCCTTAAGTACCTTCAGTATATCCAAAGACGGTAAATACTTGGGTTATGCTATTTCGCGTGGAGGTTCCGACTGGCGCGAGATATATGTAAAGGACATTGAAAGCGGAACTTTGCTCGACGATCATATTATGTGGGCCAAGTTTTCGGGTATCGCGTGGTATAAAAATGGTTTTTTCTATTCCCGATTCGACGAGCCCAAAGAGGGTGACGAATTGAAGGGAGAGAATAAAAACCCGAAATTATATTATCATAAGCTGGGCGATAGGGTGGAAGAGGACAAAGTGATTTTTGAAGACCCCGAACATCCCGGGCGTATGGCCAGTGCAAGCGTTACCGACGACGATAAGTATTTGCTTATTTATCAAACGGAATCAACCAGCGGTAATGCACTTTATATAAAGGATTTGAGTAAAAAGTCATCCCGCATAATTAAAGTGGTTGATGATTTTGATAACGACCATTCCATCGTGGATCATCACAAGGGTACATTTTTGCTTTCTACAAATTACAAAGCTCCCAAAAAACGTATCGTAAAGTTCTCCTTAAATAAGTATGCCAAGGAATACTGGGAAGATGTTATCCCCGAACAAAACGATGTGTTAAACAGTGTTTCTGTTTTGGATGGTAAAATGGTAGCACAATACATGAGCGATGCACAGGATATTGTAAAAGTATTCGATACAAACGGAACGTACCTCTACAATGTTGATTTGCCTGCCATTGGATCGGTGGCTGGTTTTAGCGGCAAAAGGGAAGATACCGAAACATACTTCTCTTTTAATTCCTTCGTTTATCCTTCGGCAATTTATAAATACGATGTTACAAGCAATAATACCGAGTTGTATTGGCAACCTGATATAGATATAGATTTTAGCCAATACGAAACCAAACAAGTATTCTTTACAAGTAAAGACGGTACGCAGGTACCGATGTTTATTGTGCACAAAAAGGGGCTGGTGCTCGATGGAAATAACCCAACCATGTTATATGGCTATGGAGGTTTTAATATATCGCTCACGCCCTCATTTTCGTTGAGCCGTATGGTTTTACTCGAAAACGGAGGTGTGTACGCTATGGTAAATCTGCGTGGTGGGGGAGAGTACGGGAAGGAATGGCATCAGGCAGGTACTAAATTGCAAAAGCAAAATGTGTTTGATGATTGCATAGCGGCGGCTGAGTATTTGATAGCGCAAAAATATGCCTCACCACAAAAATTGGCGCTCATGGGTGGATCCAATGGGGGATTATTAGTGGGGGCGGTAGTAAACCAGCGTCCCGATTTATTTCAGGTAGCTATACCGGCAGTGGGTGTGATGGATATGTTACGATACCATAAGTTCACCATCGGTAGGTTCTGGGCTACTGATTATGGCACATCTGCCGACAGCAAAGAAATGTTCGATTATCTCTATGCTTATTCACCCATACATAATATTCGTAAAGAAGTGGAATATCCGGCAACAATGGTTTTAACCGCCGACCACGACGATAGGGTGGTGCCGGCGCATTCGTTTAAATATATTGCCGCATTGCAAAATACTTACCAGGGTAACAATCCCGTCCTTATTCGTATCGATAGTAAAGCGGGGCATGGAGCAGGTAAACCCACCAGTAAACAAATTGAGGAAGCGGCCGACTTGTACTCTTTTATGTTTTACAACATGCACTTTGCTCCGTTGTATGAATAA
- a CDS encoding deoxynucleoside kinase has product MCNFNGMLNRYIVIEGNIGAGKTTLAEKVAKDLGARLILESFKENPFLPKFYSDPQRYAFPLELSFLAARYKQLKSELKQGDLFNNLTIADYYLMKSFIFAKITLSDDEFQLYRQFFDMIRSLSAKPDVMFYIHRDVNILKNNIMQRGRSYEVSIEKAYLSSVTKSYFDYFKEVKDFPVVILDASYADFHQYIHYKQFIGLINKSYPPGVTRVKIV; this is encoded by the coding sequence ATGTGCAATTTCAATGGAATGTTAAATAGGTATATTGTTATCGAAGGAAACATTGGGGCAGGCAAAACAACATTGGCAGAAAAGGTAGCTAAAGATTTGGGAGCGAGGCTTATATTGGAATCTTTCAAAGAAAATCCTTTTCTGCCTAAGTTTTATTCCGACCCACAACGATACGCATTCCCCCTGGAACTTTCGTTTTTAGCCGCACGATACAAACAATTAAAGAGTGAACTTAAACAGGGCGATTTATTTAATAATTTAACTATTGCCGATTATTATTTGATGAAGTCCTTTATTTTTGCTAAAATTACATTGTCGGATGATGAGTTTCAGCTGTACAGGCAATTCTTTGATATGATTAGGTCTTTGTCGGCAAAGCCGGATGTGATGTTTTATATTCATAGAGATGTGAATATACTGAAAAACAATATTATGCAAAGAGGTAGGTCGTACGAAGTGAGTATTGAAAAAGCGTATTTATCATCCGTGACCAAGAGCTACTTTGACTACTTTAAGGAAGTGAAGGATTTTCCTGTTGTTATATTGGATGCATCCTACGCTGATTTTCATCAATATATTCATTACAAACAATTTATCGGCCTGATAAATAAATCGTACCCGCCGGGTGTAACGAGAGTTAAGATAGTTTAA
- a CDS encoding TPR end-of-group domain-containing protein has translation MKKKANDVTYTVTPEVLEAHAGKVDVTVKVKVPEKYMDKKATIELTPVLKYDGGETAFPSKTVQGESVDGNNQVISYLNGGQYTYTGSVPYNDNMKVSDLVVRIRAEKGGESMGFDDVKIAEGVIATAGLVKSKGAAVALGSDNFKRIVPESKNAEIYFMIQQAALRGTELRKEEIKALKSYISEAEAAENKEFKGVSISAYASPDGPTDLNTRLSEKRQDVTKGYVARELKRAKVEKSGEDFFNLKNTPEDWEGFKELMQASSIQDKELILRVLSMYSDPQVREREIKNMSETYKVIADDILPQLRRSKVAVNVEVIGKSDEEIEDLAASSPSDLNEEELLYAATLTDDLNEKLSVYKSVNKVFPESWRGYNNVAYILIQQDKLDEAKTALEKANSIDANNPVVHNNLGVVALRQDDMAKAEEHFGAAAGAGPELDTNLGIVSIYKGDYDAAMRYFGNSTTCNAALAKILAGKYDAALSTLNANTMEVGFKYYLKAIVGARTNDNDMVFDSLRKAVELDSSLKADAAKDKEFAKYMEDASFKAIVQ, from the coding sequence ATGAAGAAGAAAGCAAACGACGTAACCTACACAGTTACTCCTGAAGTGCTTGAGGCACATGCGGGCAAAGTGGATGTTACCGTAAAGGTAAAAGTTCCCGAAAAATACATGGATAAAAAAGCAACCATTGAGCTTACCCCCGTGTTAAAGTATGATGGCGGTGAAACAGCATTTCCTTCTAAAACTGTTCAAGGGGAAAGTGTGGACGGAAACAATCAAGTGATTTCTTACCTCAATGGTGGACAATACACTTATACCGGTTCAGTTCCTTATAACGACAACATGAAGGTATCGGACTTGGTTGTGCGTATTAGAGCCGAAAAAGGTGGCGAGAGCATGGGCTTCGACGATGTTAAAATTGCCGAAGGTGTTATTGCTACAGCTGGATTGGTTAAAAGTAAAGGTGCTGCAGTTGCATTGGGTAGCGATAATTTTAAGCGTATTGTACCTGAAAGCAAAAATGCAGAAATATATTTTATGATACAACAAGCTGCTTTGCGCGGTACAGAGTTGAGAAAAGAAGAAATAAAAGCACTTAAAAGCTACATCAGCGAAGCGGAAGCGGCTGAGAACAAAGAGTTCAAAGGCGTATCTATTTCGGCTTATGCATCTCCGGACGGTCCAACAGATCTGAATACCAGATTGTCGGAAAAAAGGCAAGACGTAACCAAAGGTTATGTGGCCAGAGAGTTGAAGAGAGCCAAAGTGGAAAAAAGTGGCGAAGATTTCTTCAACCTGAAAAATACACCGGAAGACTGGGAAGGATTCAAAGAATTGATGCAAGCTTCAAGCATTCAGGATAAAGAGCTAATATTAAGAGTGCTTTCTATGTATTCTGATCCTCAGGTTCGCGAGAGAGAAATCAAAAACATGTCGGAAACTTACAAAGTTATTGCTGATGACATATTGCCTCAGTTGCGTCGTTCTAAAGTGGCCGTAAATGTAGAAGTTATTGGAAAATCAGATGAGGAAATTGAAGATCTTGCAGCTTCTAGCCCAAGTGACTTGAACGAAGAGGAGTTACTTTATGCAGCTACTTTAACTGACGACTTGAACGAAAAGCTGTCTGTTTATAAAAGCGTGAATAAGGTATTTCCTGAAAGCTGGAGAGGCTATAACAATGTGGCCTACATATTAATACAACAAGATAAGTTGGACGAAGCTAAAACAGCTCTGGAAAAAGCCAACAGTATTGATGCTAACAATCCGGTAGTTCATAATAACCTTGGTGTTGTTGCATTACGTCAGGATGACATGGCAAAAGCCGAAGAGCACTTTGGTGCTGCCGCGGGTGCCGGTCCTGAGTTGGATACTAACCTGGGTATCGTTTCGATTTACAAAGGCGATTACGATGCTGCTATGCGTTATTTCGGAAACAGCACTACATGTAATGCGGCTTTAGCTAAAATTTTAGCCGGTAAATATGATGCTGCTCTATCTACATTGAACGCCAACACTATGGAAGTTGGTTTTAAATATTACCTGAAAGCTATCGTAGGTGCTCGCACCAATGATAACGATATGGTATTTGATAGTCTGCGCAAGGCCGTTGAACTTGATTCTTCGCTTAAAGCCGACGCTGCAAAGGACAAAGAATTTGCCAAGTACATGGAGGACGCCAGCTTTAAAGCTATCGTTCAGTAA
- a CDS encoding transthyretin-like family protein — MRFFLRGHLYGLICREQRTPVKETIVRLYRYNNQDSVVGMATAQPKELFKIYSKEELSAKSKDLIAETRTDGNGAYSFDLDEKKQKYGGGPVEIVLNYPDVPDYGQENQDKPKGFKEFDVRVNVFQPKWRETNEGFVIATFNYTFNSKNWCYMMGLLDLWFIFGRLTFCNTQSPIPGIEVTAMDDDWISDDKLGSALTDSSGRFLIVYTSKEFKKTFLSPWINVETPILPWNNGPDVYFKYSLGGGSLDEPPSRGRDKDRENVGNCFCVSLCLNEGPIPGPEDPTNPTFLRIGQNRAYHILHNIDSTTGRTTGKPTAGWNGLAFYDKLSLLGSLNKKMNGKPLEYKFQYEEWDAPGVPKMGATWTDIEKADIAHTVIGYTQVLIPTPDGYEIIETPYAIDHQSGEMEVSFASDNWIKVPQESNFLPNRNGLLINLISTKLMNDSVDMAGLVPGDNVTSIQPLQKNRYYRLRMRIREEGNEPSEITVGVSKVLALFNFRYQNVPKNGSWIPTSVSSEIGVASMDIKEMVGAGCGKITNSLTVQYTAANPNLGNVWVRMTGPGGPYAFPAIAHNTPGEEAHGEVAYGSSVSALPNCAYIVWLHADMKLTNGEITHHDIWDQMAFCKV; from the coding sequence ATGCGTTTTTTTTTAAGAGGACACCTTTATGGTTTAATATGCAGGGAGCAACGAACACCTGTAAAAGAAACCATTGTGCGGCTTTACCGTTACAACAACCAGGATTCAGTAGTTGGGATGGCTACCGCCCAACCCAAAGAATTGTTTAAAATCTACTCTAAAGAGGAGTTGAGTGCTAAATCAAAAGATTTAATTGCCGAAACCCGAACTGATGGAAACGGGGCCTACTCATTCGATTTGGACGAAAAAAAACAAAAATATGGCGGCGGCCCCGTCGAGATCGTACTTAATTATCCCGATGTGCCGGATTATGGGCAGGAAAATCAGGACAAGCCAAAGGGCTTTAAAGAGTTTGATGTGCGCGTAAATGTTTTTCAGCCCAAGTGGAGGGAAACGAACGAAGGTTTTGTTATCGCCACTTTTAATTACACCTTTAATTCAAAAAACTGGTGTTATATGATGGGTCTGCTCGATCTTTGGTTCATCTTTGGCCGGCTTACCTTTTGTAACACGCAATCCCCCATACCTGGCATTGAAGTAACCGCAATGGACGATGACTGGATAAGCGACGACAAGCTGGGAAGCGCCCTAACGGACAGCAGCGGACGTTTTTTAATTGTTTACACCTCCAAAGAATTTAAAAAGACCTTCCTTTCGCCTTGGATTAATGTGGAAACCCCCATATTGCCTTGGAACAACGGACCCGATGTTTATTTCAAATATTCACTCGGCGGTGGATCTTTGGACGAGCCACCATCGAGAGGCCGCGATAAGGATAGGGAAAACGTGGGGAACTGCTTTTGTGTGAGCCTATGCCTTAACGAAGGCCCCATACCCGGACCCGAAGACCCCACAAATCCTACATTTCTAAGGATCGGACAAAACAGGGCATATCATATCCTCCATAACATAGACTCTACCACCGGCCGTACCACGGGCAAGCCCACAGCCGGGTGGAACGGGTTAGCCTTTTACGATAAATTGAGTTTATTGGGCAGCTTAAACAAAAAGATGAATGGCAAGCCACTGGAGTACAAATTCCAGTACGAAGAGTGGGACGCCCCGGGCGTACCAAAAATGGGTGCGACTTGGACGGACATTGAAAAAGCTGATATTGCCCATACGGTTATCGGTTATACGCAAGTATTAATTCCTACCCCGGATGGATACGAAATAATAGAAACCCCCTATGCAATTGATCACCAATCGGGCGAGATGGAAGTATCTTTCGCGTCCGATAATTGGATAAAAGTACCCCAGGAGAGTAATTTCCTGCCTAATCGAAACGGACTGCTCATCAACCTTATTTCGACAAAACTGATGAACGATTCGGTTGATATGGCTGGACTTGTACCGGGCGACAACGTAACGAGCATTCAGCCATTACAAAAAAACAGGTATTATAGGCTACGCATGCGAATACGCGAAGAAGGAAATGAACCAAGCGAAATAACTGTAGGTGTTTCAAAAGTATTAGCACTATTTAATTTCAGATACCAGAACGTACCTAAAAACGGTTCGTGGATACCAACCTCCGTGAGCAGTGAGATAGGGGTAGCGAGCATGGATATCAAAGAAATGGTAGGAGCCGGATGTGGTAAAATCACCAATTCTCTGACCGTTCAATATACTGCCGCAAACCCCAATCTAGGTAATGTATGGGTACGAATGACAGGACCCGGTGGGCCATACGCTTTCCCTGCCATTGCGCATAATACCCCGGGAGAAGAAGCACATGGCGAGGTAGCTTATGGAAGCTCGGTAAGCGCATTGCCCAACTGCGCCTACATTGTTTGGCTACATGCCGATATGAAGCTTACCAACGGTGAGATAACCCACCACGACATTTGGGACCAGATGGCCTTTTGTAAAGTGTAA